The Lycium barbarum isolate Lr01 chromosome 12, ASM1917538v2, whole genome shotgun sequence genome includes a region encoding these proteins:
- the LOC132622886 gene encoding uncharacterized protein LOC132622886: MKLETSIEQSPNVGNSRRRDDGDFNLREWSLKAKISREKTNSRRFSASYITSFRDVKSFRSNISISSTASSPGYTLREEIEPSTYSFTNALKALQAKTIYSWEYMSPDGLALNSKWNEAEKYICNPLSGEVPLECLSAKTLSARSFRQLTSKITMSAPLIYPSQIQTRQFPSKPPTKVVPHLPKHQLEIQIPNKEKRSVTRDVGTQSSTPANYLSSKSPSPARTPSIDDRSTKRCVADADDSPMSMTTPASKSEEQVEVKETRRKEDTKINEDEQLEERNNNYKVMQQSSTNSSKCRQGCLSWRSLCMRQKQQRERKHSKSIKKKKNIFLCYINGC; the protein is encoded by the exons ATGAAACTAGAAACTAGCATTGAACAGTCACCTAATGTTGGAAATTCAAGAAGGCGAGATGATGGAGACTTTAACTTGAGAGAATGGTCTCTTAAGGCCAAAATTAGCAGAGAAAAAACAAATTCAAGAAGATTCTCAGCTTCTTATATTACAAGTTTTAGAGATGTAAAATCCTTTAGATCAAACATATCCATTTCCAGTACTGCTTCTTCCCCTGGCTACACCTTAAGAG AAGAAATTGAACCATCAACTTACTCTTTTACCAATGCCCTTAAAG CATTGCAGGCAAAAACAATATACAGTTGGGAATACATGTCACCAGATGGATTGGCTCTAAATTCCAAGTGGAATGAAGCTGAGAAATATATCTGCAATCCTTTATCAGGGGAAGTTCCTTTGGAATGTTTATCTGCAAAAACACTAAGTGCGAGATCATTTCGACAATTAACCAGCAAAATCACCATGTCTGCACCTCTAATTTATCCTTCTCAAATTCAGACTCGACAATTCCCATCAAAACCTCCTACAAAAGTAGTACCTCATTTGCCTAAACATCAACTTGAAATCCAAATTCCAAACAAAG AGAAGCGTAGTGTTACTAGAGATGTGGGAACACAGAGTAGTACTCCAGCTAATTACTTAAGTTCAAAGAGTCCAAGTCCTGCTCGTACCCCATCCATTGATGATAGATCTACAAAACGCTGTGTAGCAGATGCTGATGATTCACCTATGAGTATGACAACTCCTGCATCAAAATCTGAGGAACAG GTGGAAGTGAAAGAAACAAGACGGAAAGAAGACACAAAAATAAATGAGGATGAGCAGCTGGAAGAGAGAAATAATAATTACAAGGTGATGCAACAGAGCAGTACTAATAGCAGCAAGTGCAGGCAAGGGTGTTTATCATGGAGGAGTTTATGTATGAGACAAAAGCAGCAGAGAGAGAGAAAACATAGTAAAtcaataaagaagaagaagaacatctTTCTTTGCTATATAAATGGATGCTAA